Proteins encoded within one genomic window of Terriglobales bacterium:
- a CDS encoding DUF488 family protein, translating to MYEKPSPADGARVLVDRLWPRGVSKRAAALHAWLKDVAPSHALR from the coding sequence GTGTACGAGAAGCCGTCGCCCGCGGACGGCGCGCGGGTGCTGGTGGACCGGCTATGGCCGCGCGGTGTAAGCAAGCGCGCCGCCGCGCTCCATGCCTGGCTCAAGGACGTCGCGCCCTCGCACGCGCTGCGCC